The following coding sequences lie in one Paramormyrops kingsleyae isolate MSU_618 chromosome 15, PKINGS_0.4, whole genome shotgun sequence genomic window:
- the LOC111837164 gene encoding probable G-protein coupled receptor 141, whose protein sequence is MSLEGRIMNSTNNSSRPLSEEPYRIALVTIYTIVLVGGSVGICLMIGVLKSNLRTITTIAVANLLVVHSIFLLTVPFRIYYYVTDTWNLGLGFCKMVSGMIHGHMYIAFLFYTIILGIRYHTFCSVGDEVQFYRKLHVVLASLIVWALGLLIGFPVIDLMYGSNRNSTERKCFNFGKELQASAAAAVLNYLCSAVSIGTVFTLTCCQGLILCRIFRQYGADTHARQEFGAQKKNVCFLLVVILCFLPYHLFRFYYIGHSADFENENEVLLGLTALSCFDTLIFLERNSLCA, encoded by the coding sequence ATGTCTTTGGAAGGCAGAATAATGAATTCAACTAACAATTCAAGCAGACCATTATCTGAGGAGCCTTACAGGATTGCTTTAGTGACTATATACACCATTGTGCTTGTAGGAGGCAGTGTGGGAATCTGTCTCATGATCGGCGTACTAAAATCCAACTTGCGAACCATTACCACCATAGCGGTCGCCAACCTATTAGTGGTGCATTCGATTTTCCTCTTGACGGTGCCGTTCAGAATCTATTATTATGTGACCGACACCTGGAACTTGGGTCTGGGTTTCTGCAAGATGGTCAGCGGTATGATTCACGGCCATATGTACATCGCCTTCCTTTTCTACACGATCATCCTGGGAATCCGCTACCATACCTTCTGCTCAGTGGGGGACGAGGTGCAGTTCTACAGGAAACTGCACGTGGTGCTGGCCAGTCTCATTGTCTGGGCCTTGGGTTTACTCATAGGCTTCCCCGTGATCGATCTCATGTACGGGTCAAACAGGAACTCCACGGAAAGAAAGTGCTTCAATTTCGGCAAGGAGTTGCAGGCGAGCGCTGCGGCAGCAGTACTGAATTATCTATGCAGCGCGGTCTCCATCGGCACCGTGTTCACTCTCACCTGCTGCCAGGGGCTGATTTTGTGCCGCATCTTCCGGCAATACGGAGCTGACACACACGCTCGGCAGGAGTTCGGGGCGCAGAAAAAGAACGTGTGCTTCCTGCTGGTCGTGATACTCTGCTTCCTCCCGTACCACTTGTTCCGCTTCTACTACATTGGCCACTCTGCTGattttgaaaatgagaatgaaGTGTTGCTGGGCTTGACGGCACTCAGTTGCTTCGATACACTGATTTTTCTGGAAAGGAACAGTTTATGTGCATAG